In Mycobacterium tuberculosis H37Rv, a single window of DNA contains:
- the relF gene encoding antitoxin RelF (RelF, antitoxin,part of toxin-antitoxin (TA) operon with Rv2866), which yields MRILPISTIKGKLNEFVDAVSSTQDQITITKNGAPAAVLVGADEWESLQETLYWLAQPGIRESIAEADADIASGRTYGEDEIRAEFGVPRRPH from the coding sequence ATGCGGATACTGCCGATTTCGACGATCAAGGGCAAGCTCAATGAGTTCGTCGACGCGGTCTCGTCGACACAGGACCAGATCACCATCACCAAGAACGGTGCACCCGCAGCCGTTCTGGTCGGCGCCGACGAGTGGGAATCGTTGCAGGAGACGCTGTACTGGCTGGCGCAACCCGGAATCAGGGAGTCGATCGCTGAAGCCGACGCCGACATTGCCTCCGGCCGCACCTACGGCGAAGACGAGATCCGCGCCGAATTCGGCGTCCCGCGACGCCCCCACTGA
- the relG gene encoding toxin RelG (RelG, toxin, part of toxin-antitoxin (TA) operon with Rv2865) has protein sequence MPYTVRFTTTARRDLHKLPPRILAAVVEFAFGDLSREPLRVGKPLRRELAGTFSARRGTYRLLYRIDDEHTTVVILRVDHRADIYRR, from the coding sequence GTGCCTTACACCGTGCGGTTCACCACAACCGCGCGTCGAGACCTCCACAAGCTGCCACCGCGCATCCTCGCGGCAGTGGTCGAATTCGCGTTCGGCGATCTGTCGCGCGAGCCCCTGCGGGTGGGCAAGCCCCTTCGGCGCGAGTTGGCCGGCACGTTCAGCGCGCGTCGCGGAACGTACCGCCTGCTGTACCGGATTGACGACGAGCACACAACGGTAGTGATCCTGCGCGTCGATCACCGCGCGGACATCTACCGCCGATAG
- a CDS encoding GCN5-like N-acetyltransferase, whose product MSAPPISRLVGERQVSVVRDAAAVWRVLDDDPIESCMVAARVADHGIDPNAIGGELWTRRGAHESLCFAGANLIPLRGGPIDLNAFADVAMSTPRRCSSLVGRADLVLPMWQRLEPVWGPARDVRDNQPLMALATHPSCAIDTGVRQVRPEELDSYLVAAVDMFIGEVGVDPRLGDGGRGYRRRVAGLIAAGRAWARFEHGQVIFKAEVGSQSPAVGQIQGVWVHPEWRGIGLGTAGTATLAAVIVGSGRIASLYVNSFNTVARAAYARVGFKEIGTFATVLLD is encoded by the coding sequence ATGTCGGCTCCGCCCATCTCTCGGCTTGTCGGCGAGCGGCAAGTGTCCGTGGTGCGTGACGCCGCCGCCGTGTGGCGGGTACTCGACGACGACCCGATCGAATCGTGCATGGTCGCCGCCCGGGTCGCAGACCATGGCATCGATCCCAATGCGATTGGCGGGGAGCTGTGGACCCGACGCGGCGCGCACGAATCCCTGTGTTTCGCCGGTGCCAACCTCATCCCGCTGCGCGGCGGACCGATCGACCTGAATGCGTTCGCCGACGTGGCGATGAGCACGCCGCGACGGTGTTCGTCACTGGTCGGCAGGGCCGACCTGGTGTTGCCGATGTGGCAGCGGCTCGAGCCGGTGTGGGGTCCGGCGCGGGATGTCCGCGACAACCAACCGCTGATGGCCCTGGCTACTCACCCCAGCTGCGCTATCGACACCGGCGTACGCCAGGTACGGCCCGAGGAACTGGACTCCTACCTGGTGGCCGCCGTCGACATGTTCATCGGCGAAGTCGGCGTCGACCCTCGGCTCGGAGACGGTGGTCGCGGCTATCGTCGCCGGGTGGCCGGCCTCATCGCGGCCGGACGCGCGTGGGCCCGATTCGAGCACGGTCAAGTGATCTTCAAGGCCGAAGTGGGATCGCAATCTCCGGCCGTCGGGCAGATCCAGGGGGTCTGGGTTCATCCGGAGTGGCGCGGTATCGGTCTGGGCACGGCTGGTACCGCAACGTTGGCCGCAGTGATCGTCGGCAGCGGGCGCATCGCCAGCCTGTATGTGAACAGCTTCAACACGGTGGCCCGTGCCGCCTACGCCCGGGTGGGCTTTAAGGAGATCGGCACGTTCGCGACGGTGTTGCTGGACTGA
- the gcpE gene encoding 4-hydroxy-3-methylbut-2-en-1-yl diphosphate synthase (flavodoxin), which produces MTVGLGMPQPPAPTLAPRRATRQLMVGNVGVGSDHPVSVQSMCTTKTHDVNSTLQQIAELTAAGCDIVRVACPRQEDADALAEIARHSQIPVVADIHFQPRYIFAAIDAGCAAVRVNPGNIKEFDGRVGEVAKAAGAAGIPIRIGVNAGSLDKRFMEKYGKATPEALVESALWEASLFEEHGFGDIKISVKHNDPVVMVAAYELLAARCDYPLHLGVTEAGPAFQGTIKSAVAFGALLSRGIGDTIRVSLSAPPVEEVKVGNQVLESLNLRPRSLEIVSCPSCGRAQVDVYTLANEVTAGLDGLDVPLRVAVMGCVVNGPGEAREADLGVASGNGKGQIFVRGEVIKTVPEAQIVETLIEEAMRLAAEMGEQDPGATPSGSPIVTVS; this is translated from the coding sequence GTGACTGTAGGCTTGGGCATGCCGCAGCCCCCGGCACCCACGCTCGCTCCCCGGCGCGCCACCCGTCAGCTGATGGTCGGCAACGTCGGCGTGGGCAGTGACCATCCGGTCTCGGTGCAATCGATGTGCACCACCAAAACCCACGACGTCAACTCGACATTGCAACAAATCGCCGAGCTGACCGCGGCCGGATGCGACATCGTGCGGGTGGCCTGCCCGCGCCAGGAGGACGCCGACGCGCTGGCCGAGATCGCCCGGCACAGCCAGATCCCGGTAGTCGCGGACATACATTTCCAGCCGCGCTACATATTCGCCGCCATCGACGCTGGATGTGCCGCGGTGCGGGTCAACCCGGGCAACATCAAGGAGTTTGACGGCCGGGTGGGTGAGGTCGCCAAGGCGGCGGGTGCGGCCGGGATCCCGATCCGAATCGGTGTCAACGCCGGTTCGCTGGACAAACGGTTCATGGAGAAGTATGGCAAAGCCACGCCCGAGGCGCTGGTTGAGTCGGCGCTGTGGGAGGCTTCGCTTTTCGAGGAGCATGGCTTCGGTGACATCAAGATCAGCGTCAAGCACAACGACCCGGTGGTGATGGTCGCCGCCTACGAGCTGCTTGCTGCACGGTGCGACTACCCACTGCACCTCGGTGTCACCGAGGCCGGCCCTGCTTTCCAGGGCACCATCAAGTCCGCGGTTGCCTTCGGCGCGTTGCTGTCGCGGGGCATAGGCGACACCATCCGGGTGTCGTTGTCGGCCCCGCCGGTCGAGGAAGTCAAGGTGGGCAATCAGGTTCTCGAGTCGTTGAACCTGCGGCCGCGTTCGCTCGAGATCGTGTCTTGCCCGTCGTGCGGTCGCGCGCAAGTCGACGTCTACACCCTGGCCAACGAGGTAACCGCCGGCCTGGATGGTCTCGATGTGCCGTTGCGGGTGGCCGTGATGGGGTGTGTCGTCAATGGTCCGGGTGAAGCACGTGAGGCCGACCTGGGCGTGGCGTCCGGCAACGGCAAAGGTCAGATCTTTGTACGGGGCGAAGTGATCAAGACCGTGCCCGAAGCACAGATCGTCGAGACGCTGATCGAGGAGGCGATGCGGCTGGCCGCCGAAATGGGCGAGCAAGATCCGGGCGCGACACCGAGCGGTTCGCCTATTGTGACCGTAAGCTGA
- the rip gene encoding zinc metalloprotease: MMFVTGIVLFALAILISVALHECGHMWVARRTGMKVRRYFVGFGPTLWSTRRGETEYGVKAVPLGGFCDIAGMTPVEELDPDERDRAMYKQATWKRVAVLFAGPGMNLAICLVLIYAIALVWGLPNLHPPTRAVIGETGCVAQEVSQGKLEQCTGPGPAALAGIRSGDVVVKVGDTPVSSFDEMAAAVRKSHGSVPIVVERDGTAIVTYVDIESTQRWIPNGQGGELQPATVGAIGVGAARVGPVRYGVFSAMPATFAVTGDLTVEVGKALAALPTKVGALVRAIGGGQRDPQTPISVVGASIIGGDTVDHGLWVAFWFFLAQLNLILAAINLLPLLPFDGGHIAVAVFERIRNMVRSARGKVAAAPVNYLKLLPATYVVLVLVVGYMLLTVTADLVNPIRLFQ; this comes from the coding sequence ATGATGTTTGTTACCGGCATTGTGCTGTTCGCGCTCGCGATCCTGATTTCGGTGGCCCTGCACGAATGTGGTCACATGTGGGTCGCGCGCCGCACCGGGATGAAGGTACGTCGCTATTTCGTCGGCTTTGGCCCCACGTTGTGGTCGACCCGGCGCGGCGAGACCGAATACGGTGTCAAAGCCGTTCCGCTGGGCGGCTTCTGTGACATCGCCGGCATGACCCCGGTCGAGGAACTCGACCCCGACGAACGTGACCGTGCGATGTACAAGCAGGCCACCTGGAAGCGGGTCGCAGTGTTATTCGCCGGGCCCGGAATGAACCTCGCTATCTGCCTGGTGCTGATCTATGCCATCGCGCTGGTCTGGGGGCTGCCTAACCTGCATCCGCCAACCAGGGCCGTAATCGGCGAAACTGGCTGCGTTGCACAGGAAGTGAGCCAGGGCAAGCTCGAGCAGTGCACCGGGCCCGGTCCGGCGGCGCTGGCCGGAATTCGCTCCGGTGACGTCGTGGTCAAGGTCGGTGACACCCCGGTGTCCAGTTTCGACGAGATGGCCGCCGCGGTGCGCAAGTCACACGGCAGCGTCCCGATCGTTGTCGAGCGTGACGGCACCGCGATTGTTACCTACGTGGACATCGAATCCACCCAACGCTGGATCCCTAACGGGCAGGGCGGTGAGCTCCAGCCGGCAACGGTCGGTGCGATTGGGGTGGGCGCCGCCCGGGTCGGGCCTGTGCGCTACGGCGTGTTCTCCGCCATGCCGGCCACATTCGCGGTCACCGGCGACCTGACCGTGGAGGTGGGCAAGGCGCTGGCCGCCCTCCCGACCAAGGTAGGTGCGCTGGTGCGGGCGATCGGCGGCGGGCAGCGTGACCCGCAGACGCCGATAAGTGTGGTGGGCGCCAGCATCATCGGCGGCGACACCGTCGACCATGGGCTGTGGGTGGCGTTCTGGTTCTTCTTGGCCCAGCTGAACCTCATCCTGGCTGCGATCAACCTGCTGCCGTTGCTGCCGTTCGATGGCGGCCATATTGCCGTCGCGGTGTTCGAGAGGATCCGCAACATGGTCCGGTCGGCTCGTGGCAAGGTGGCGGCCGCACCGGTGAATTACCTCAAACTCTTGCCGGCGACCTATGTGGTCTTGGTTCTTGTCGTCGGGTACATGCTCTTGACCGTCACCGCCGACCTGGTCAACCCGATTAGGCTTTTCCAGTAG
- the dxr gene encoding 1-deoxy-D-xylulose 5-phosphate reductoisomerase (Dxr (DXP reductoisomerase) (1-deoxyxylulose-5-phosphate reductoisomerase)), translating to MTNSTDGRADGRLRVVVLGSTGSIGTQALQVIADNPDRFEVVGLAAGGAHLDTLLRQRAQTGVTNIAVADEHAAQRVGDIPYHGSDAATRLVEQTEADVVLNALVGALGLRPTLAALKTGARLALANKESLVAGGSLVLRAARPGQIVPVDSEHSALAQCLRGGTPDEVAKLVLTASGGPFRGWSAADLEHVTPEQAGAHPTWSMGPMNTLNSASLVNKGLEVIETHLLFGIPYDRIDVVVHPQSIIHSMVTFIDGSTIAQASPPDMKLPISLALGWPRRVSGAAAACDFHTASSWEFEPLDTDVFPAVELARQAGVAGGCMTAVYNAANEEAAAAFLAGRIGFPAIVGIIADVLHAADQWAVEPATVDDVLDAQRWARERAQRAVSGMASVAIASTAKPGAAGRHASTLERS from the coding sequence GTGACCAACTCGACCGACGGGCGCGCTGACGGCCGGTTGCGGGTGGTGGTGCTGGGCAGTACCGGCTCGATCGGCACCCAGGCGCTTCAGGTCATCGCCGACAATCCGGACCGTTTCGAGGTAGTCGGGCTGGCCGCTGGCGGCGCCCATCTGGACACGTTGCTGCGACAACGTGCGCAGACCGGGGTGACCAATATTGCCGTCGCTGACGAGCACGCGGCGCAGCGGGTCGGCGACATCCCCTACCACGGATCCGACGCCGCCACCCGGCTGGTCGAGCAGACCGAGGCCGACGTCGTCCTCAATGCGCTGGTCGGCGCGTTGGGCCTGCGACCGACGTTGGCCGCGCTCAAGACGGGTGCCCGGCTGGCGCTGGCCAACAAGGAATCGCTGGTCGCCGGTGGTTCGCTGGTGCTGCGGGCGGCGCGGCCCGGTCAGATCGTGCCGGTCGACTCCGAACACTCCGCGCTGGCCCAGTGCCTGCGCGGCGGCACTCCCGACGAGGTCGCCAAGCTGGTGCTGACGGCCTCGGGAGGGCCGTTTCGGGGCTGGTCCGCGGCCGACCTCGAGCATGTCACCCCCGAGCAGGCTGGCGCGCATCCTACGTGGTCGATGGGCCCGATGAACACGCTGAATTCGGCGTCGCTGGTCAACAAGGGACTTGAGGTCATCGAAACCCACCTGCTGTTCGGCATCCCCTACGACCGCATCGATGTCGTGGTGCACCCCCAGTCGATCATCCATTCGATGGTCACCTTCATCGACGGTTCGACGATCGCCCAGGCCAGTCCCCCGGACATGAAGCTACCGATTTCGTTAGCGCTGGGCTGGCCGCGTCGGGTCAGCGGCGCCGCTGCTGCCTGTGATTTCCATACCGCGTCGAGCTGGGAGTTCGAGCCGTTGGACACCGACGTCTTCCCCGCGGTCGAGTTGGCCCGGCAGGCCGGCGTAGCCGGTGGCTGCATGACCGCGGTTTACAATGCGGCGAACGAAGAAGCAGCAGCGGCGTTCCTTGCTGGCCGGATCGGCTTCCCGGCCATCGTCGGCATCATCGCCGACGTGTTGCACGCTGCCGACCAATGGGCCGTCGAACCCGCTACCGTGGATGACGTACTCGACGCGCAGCGCTGGGCCCGCGAGCGAGCGCAGCGCGCGGTATCTGGTATGGCTTCGGTGGCGATCGCAAGCACGGCGAAGCCGGGCGCAGCGGGTCGACACGCATCGACGTTAGAAAGGTCCTGA
- the vapB43 gene encoding antitoxin VapB43 (part of toxin-antitoxin (TA) operon with Rv2872. This region is a possible MT-complex-specific genomic island (See Becq et al., 2007 PMID:17545187).), with product MRTTIRIDDELYREVKAKAARSGRTVAAVLEDAVRRGLNPPKPQAAGRYRVQPSGKGGLRPGVDLSSNAALAEAMNDGVSVDAVR from the coding sequence GTGCGCACGACGATCCGTATCGATGACGAGCTGTACCGCGAGGTGAAAGCAAAGGCCGCTCGTTCCGGGCGTACCGTGGCCGCGGTTCTTGAAGATGCGGTGCGGCGTGGTCTCAACCCGCCTAAGCCGCAGGCCGCCGGCCGTTATCGAGTCCAGCCGTCGGGTAAGGGCGGCCTGCGGCCCGGTGTCGATCTATCGTCCAACGCCGCACTTGCCGAAGCGATGAACGACGGCGTGTCGGTCGATGCTGTGCGTTGA
- the vapC43 gene encoding ribonuclease VapC43 (toxin, part of toxin-antitoxin (TA) operon with Rv2871,contains PIN domain. This region is a possible MT-complex-specific genomic island (See Becq et al., 2007 PMID:17545187).) — protein MLCVDVNVLVYAHRADLREHADYRGLLERLANDDEPLGLPDSVLAGFIRVVTNRRVFTEPTSPQDAWQAVDALLAAPAAMRLRPGERHWMAFRQLASDVDANGNDIADAHLAAYALENNATWLSADRGFARFRRLRWRHPLDGQTHL, from the coding sequence ATGCTGTGCGTTGATGTCAACGTGCTCGTTTACGCGCATCGGGCAGACCTACGGGAGCACGCGGACTATCGGGGTTTGCTTGAGCGGCTGGCCAACGATGACGAGCCGCTGGGTCTACCAGATAGCGTGCTCGCCGGCTTCATCCGGGTGGTTACCAACCGCCGCGTCTTCACCGAGCCGACGAGCCCACAGGACGCATGGCAGGCAGTCGACGCCCTACTCGCGGCACCCGCAGCCATGCGACTTCGGCCTGGCGAGCGCCACTGGATGGCCTTTCGGCAGTTAGCGTCCGATGTTGATGCGAACGGCAACGACATTGCGGACGCGCACCTGGCCGCCTACGCGCTAGAGAACAACGCAACCTGGTTGAGCGCCGACCGCGGCTTTGCCCGTTTCCGTCGACTGCGCTGGCGTCATCCGTTGGACGGTCAGACCCATCTATAA
- the mpt83 gene encoding cell surface lipoprotein (Mpt83 (lipoprotein P23)) — protein sequence MINVQAKPAAAASLAAIAIAFLAGCSSTKPVSQDTSPKPATSPAAPVTTAAMADPAADLIGRGCAQYAAQNPTGPGSVAGMAQDPVATAASNNPMLSTLTSALSGKLNPDVNLVDTLNGGEYTVFAPTNAAFDKLPAATIDQLKTDAKLLSSILTYHVIAGQASPSRIDGTHQTLQGADLTVIGARDDLMVNNAGLVCGGVHTANATVYMIDTVLMPPAQ from the coding sequence ATGATCAACGTTCAGGCCAAACCGGCCGCAGCAGCGAGCCTCGCAGCCATCGCGATTGCGTTCTTAGCGGGTTGTTCGAGCACCAAACCCGTGTCGCAAGACACCAGCCCGAAACCGGCGACCAGCCCGGCGGCGCCCGTTACCACGGCGGCAATGGCTGACCCCGCAGCGGACCTGATTGGTCGTGGGTGCGCGCAATACGCGGCGCAAAATCCCACCGGTCCCGGATCGGTGGCCGGAATGGCGCAAGACCCGGTCGCTACCGCGGCTTCCAACAACCCGATGCTCAGTACCCTGACCTCGGCTCTGTCGGGCAAGCTGAACCCGGATGTGAATCTGGTCGACACCCTCAACGGCGGCGAGTACACCGTTTTCGCCCCCACCAACGCCGCATTCGACAAGCTGCCGGCGGCCACTATCGATCAACTCAAGACTGACGCCAAGCTGCTCAGCAGCATCCTGACCTACCACGTGATAGCCGGCCAGGCGAGTCCGAGCAGGATCGACGGCACCCATCAGACCCTGCAAGGTGCCGACCTGACGGTGATAGGCGCCCGCGACGACCTCATGGTCAACAACGCCGGTTTGGTATGTGGCGGAGTTCACACCGCCAACGCGACGGTGTACATGATCGATACGGTGCTGATGCCCCCGGCACAGTAA
- the dipZ gene encoding integral membrane C-type cytochrome biogenesis protein DipZ: protein MVESRRAAAAASAYASRCGIAPATSQRSLATPPTISVPSGEGRCRCHVARGAGRDPRRRLRRRRWCGRCGYHSHLTGGEFDVNRLCQQRSRERSCQLVAVPADPRPKRQRITDVLTLALVGFLGGLITGISPCILPVLPVIFFSGAQSVDAAQVAKPEGAVAVRRKRALSATLRPYRVIGGLVLSFGMVTLLGSALLSVLHLPQDAIRWAALVALVAIGAGLIFPRFEQLLEKPFSRIPQKQIVTRSNGFGLGLALGVLYVPCAGPILAAIVVAGATATIGLGTVVLTATFALGAALPLLFFALAGQRIAERVGAFRRRQREIRIATGSVTILLAVALVFDLPAALQRAIPDYTASLQQQISTGTEIREQLNLGGIVNAQNAQLSNCSDGAAQLESCGTAPDLKGITGWLNTPGNKPIDLKSLRGKVVLIDFWAYSCINCQRAIPHVVGWYQAYKDSGLAVIGVHTPEYAFEKVPGNVAKGAANLGISYPIALDNNYATWTNYRNRYWPAEYLIDATGTVRHIKFGEGDYNVTETLVRQLLNDAKPGVKLPQPSSTTTPDLTPRAALTPETYFGVGKVVNYGGGGAYDEGSAVFDYPPSLAANSFALRGRWALDYQGATSDGNDAAIKLNYHAKDVYIVVGGTGTLTVVRDGKPATLPISGPPTTHQVVAGYRLASETLEVRPSKGLQVFSFTYG from the coding sequence ATGGTTGAGTCGAGACGAGCTGCTGCGGCGGCTTCGGCATACGCAAGCAGATGCGGGATTGCACCCGCGACCTCGCAACGCTCACTGGCGACACCACCGACGATCTCGGTCCCGTCCGGTGAGGGCCGCTGCCGTTGCCACGTCGCAAGGGGTGCCGGTCGTGACCCACGACGGCGACTTCGACGCCGTCGATGGTGTGGCCGATGTGGCTATCATTCGCATCTGACGGGTGGCGAGTTCGACGTGAACCGACTCTGTCAACAGCGCTCGCGTGAGCGGTCCTGCCAACTCGTTGCCGTCCCGGCAGATCCAAGACCTAAACGGCAACGAATAACCGATGTGTTGACCCTCGCACTAGTCGGCTTCCTCGGCGGCCTCATCACCGGAATATCACCATGCATTCTGCCGGTCCTGCCAGTAATCTTCTTCTCCGGCGCGCAGAGCGTCGATGCAGCGCAGGTGGCGAAACCCGAAGGCGCCGTAGCAGTCCGGCGCAAACGTGCGCTATCAGCGACATTGCGGCCCTACCGGGTGATCGGTGGTCTGGTGCTCAGTTTCGGCATGGTCACCCTGCTCGGCTCGGCATTGCTGTCAGTGCTGCATCTACCGCAGGACGCCATCCGCTGGGCCGCACTGGTCGCCTTGGTGGCAATCGGCGCCGGCCTCATTTTCCCGCGGTTTGAACAACTTCTGGAAAAACCGTTCTCCCGTATTCCGCAGAAGCAAATCGTCACTCGCAGCAACGGTTTCGGGCTGGGTCTAGCCCTGGGCGTGTTGTATGTCCCCTGCGCCGGCCCGATTCTAGCTGCGATCGTCGTGGCCGGGGCTACTGCCACCATCGGGTTGGGAACCGTCGTGCTCACCGCGACATTCGCACTCGGAGCCGCGTTGCCGTTGTTGTTCTTCGCCCTCGCCGGCCAACGGATAGCTGAGCGGGTGGGCGCTTTTCGGCGCCGCCAGCGTGAGATCAGGATCGCCACCGGTTCCGTGACGATCCTGCTGGCGGTGGCGTTGGTGTTCGATCTGCCGGCCGCGCTGCAGCGGGCTATTCCTGACTACACCGCATCGCTGCAGCAGCAGATCAGCACCGGCACGGAGATACGGGAACAACTGAACCTTGGCGGCATCGTCAACGCCCAGAACGCACAGCTGTCGAATTGCAGCGACGGGGCCGCACAACTCGAAAGCTGCGGCACTGCACCAGATCTCAAAGGCATCACCGGCTGGCTCAACACGCCCGGCAACAAGCCGATCGACCTGAAATCATTGCGTGGCAAGGTGGTGCTGATTGACTTTTGGGCCTACTCCTGCATTAACTGCCAACGGGCCATCCCCCACGTCGTCGGTTGGTATCAGGCCTACAAAGACAGTGGTTTGGCGGTCATCGGCGTGCACACCCCCGAGTACGCTTTCGAGAAGGTCCCGGGCAACGTCGCCAAAGGCGCGGCCAATCTGGGCATCAGCTATCCGATTGCGCTCGACAACAACTACGCCACTTGGACCAACTACCGGAATCGCTATTGGCCCGCCGAGTATCTGATCGACGCTACCGGGACGGTGCGGCACATCAAGTTCGGAGAAGGCGATTACAACGTCACCGAGACGTTGGTCAGGCAGTTGCTCAACGATGCCAAGCCCGGCGTCAAACTCCCCCAGCCCAGCAGCACCACCACGCCCGACCTTACCCCGCGGGCCGCACTTACTCCCGAGACGTACTTCGGAGTCGGCAAGGTGGTCAACTACGGCGGCGGCGGCGCATATGACGAAGGGTCGGCCGTGTTTGACTACCCGCCCAGTTTGGCAGCCAACAGCTTTGCACTGCGCGGCCGGTGGGCGCTGGACTATCAGGGTGCCACGTCCGACGGCAACGACGCCGCTATCAAATTGAATTACCACGCCAAAGACGTCTACATCGTTGTCGGTGGCACCGGCACCCTCACGGTCGTGAGGGACGGAAAGCCAGCCACACTACCGATCAGCGGGCCGCCGACCACCCATCAGGTGGTCGCCGGCTATCGGCTGGCGTCCGAAACACTTGAGGTGCGGCCCAGCAAGGGGCTACAGGTTTTTTCCTTCACCTACGGATGA
- the mpt70 gene encoding major secreted immunogenic protein Mpt70, with product MKVKNTIAATSFAAAGLAALAVAVSPPAAAGDLVGPGCAEYAAANPTGPASVQGMSQDPVAVAASNNPELTTLTAALSGQLNPQVNLVDTLNSGQYTVFAPTNAAFSKLPASTIDELKTNSSLLTSILTYHVVAGQTSPANVVGTRQTLQGASVTVTGQGNSLKVGNADVVCGGVSTANATVYMIDSVLMPPA from the coding sequence ATGAAGGTAAAGAACACAATTGCGGCAACCAGTTTCGCGGCGGCCGGCCTGGCGGCTCTGGCGGTGGCTGTCTCACCGCCGGCGGCCGCAGGCGATCTGGTGGGCCCGGGCTGCGCGGAATACGCGGCAGCCAATCCCACTGGGCCGGCCTCGGTGCAGGGAATGTCGCAGGACCCGGTCGCGGTGGCGGCCTCGAACAATCCGGAGTTGACAACGCTGACGGCTGCACTGTCGGGCCAGCTCAATCCGCAAGTAAACCTGGTGGACACCCTCAACAGCGGTCAGTACACGGTGTTCGCACCGACCAACGCGGCATTTAGCAAGCTGCCGGCATCCACGATCGACGAGCTCAAGACCAATTCGTCACTGCTGACCAGCATCCTGACCTACCACGTAGTGGCCGGCCAAACCAGCCCGGCCAACGTCGTCGGCACCCGTCAGACCCTCCAGGGCGCCAGCGTGACGGTGACCGGTCAGGGTAACAGCCTCAAGGTCGGTAACGCCGACGTCGTCTGTGGTGGGGTGTCTACCGCCAACGCGACGGTGTACATGATTGACAGCGTGCTAATGCCTCCGGCGTAA
- a CDS encoding transmembrane protein (A core mycobacterial gene; conserved in mycobacterial strains (See Marmiesse et al., 2004 PMID:14766927).) has product MFGQWEFDVSPTGGIAVASTEVEHFAGSQHEVDTAEVPSAAWGWSRIDHRTWHIVGLCIFGFLLAMLRGNHVGHVEDWFLITFAAVVLFVLARDLWGRRRGWIR; this is encoded by the coding sequence ATGTTCGGGCAGTGGGAGTTCGACGTCAGTCCAACCGGAGGAATCGCCGTGGCAAGTACCGAGGTGGAGCACTTCGCCGGCTCGCAACATGAGGTCGACACCGCCGAGGTTCCATCTGCAGCGTGGGGGTGGAGCCGGATCGATCACCGCACCTGGCACATCGTCGGCCTGTGCATCTTCGGCTTCCTGCTGGCGATGCTGCGGGGCAACCACGTCGGCCACGTCGAGGACTGGTTCCTGATCACGTTTGCCGCAGTCGTGCTGTTCGTCTTGGCGCGCGACTTGTGGGGCCGACGACGCGGCTGGATCAGATAG